One window from the genome of Amaranthus tricolor cultivar Red isolate AtriRed21 chromosome 9, ASM2621246v1, whole genome shotgun sequence encodes:
- the LOC130823643 gene encoding BURP domain-containing protein BNM2A-like isoform X1 codes for MALALQLGFLHVALSYLLLLLVVVNGVDETASSSSSFNMEDTNYVFFRYDDVKPGLKLPIYFGGAFPDEIPHFLPKEKANSIPFSSKQFPLILKHFGFHKDSPQAKAMDYTLKMCERKIPGEHKRCVNSLESMIDYVQQTFDSLGHNDENEIGFKVLSSSPLPKGTKLLQNYTVLEAKRVPSPKMNACHMMVYPYAVFHCHYPDPENRVFEIKVEGEDGAVVDAIANCHMNTTMFDPNLVAFRMLGFTPGSAPLCHFLPSDDLVWVPATVDDLKDNYERKNVFSY; via the exons atggctCTCGCACTCCAACTTGGTTTTCTGCATGTGGCTCTTTCATATCTTTTGCTGCTTTTGGTG GTTGTGAACGGTGTTGACGAGACAGCTTCATCATCATCCTCATTTAACATGGAAGACACAAACTATGTTTTTTTTAGATACGATGATGTTAAGCCAGGATTAAAACTACCAATTTACTTTGGAGGAGCATTTCCCGACGAAATCCCACATTTTCTACCCAAAGAAAAGGCAAATTCAATCCCTTTTTCATCCAAACAATTTCCATTAATTCTTAAACATTTCGGATTCCATAAAGATTCACCACAAGCTAAAGCCATGGATTATACCTTAAAAATGTGCGAAAGGAAAATTCCAGGTGAACATAAAAGATGTGTTAACTCCTTAGAATCTATGATTGATTATGTTCAACAAACTTTTGATAGTCTCGGACATaacgatgaaaatgaaattgGGTTTAAGGTGTTAAGTAGTAGTCCACTCCCAAAAGGTACTAAACTTTTACAAAATTATACGGTCTTAGAAGCAAAAAGGGTACCAAGTCCAAAAATGAACGCATGTCACATGATGGTGTACCCGTACGCGGTATTTCATTGTCATTATCCGGATCCTGAAAATCGGGTATTCGAAATTAAAGTGGAGGGTGAAGATGGAGCTGTTGTTGATGCCATTGCGAATTGTCATATGAATACGACTATGTTTGATCCGAATCTTGTTGCGTTTCGTATGTTAGGATTTACTCCTGGCTCTGCTCCTCTTTGTCATTTCCTTCCTTCTGATGATCTGGTTTGGGTTCCTGCTACTGTGGATGATTTGAAGGATAATTATGAACGTAAAAATGTTTTTAGTTACTGA
- the LOC130823642 gene encoding BURP domain-containing protein BNM2A-like gives MKMVLKQKSHFLSLIFYYLLFLKFMSAADAGNIAESEQMFIKYNDLKIGKETPVYFGGLFSSETPKFLPREKANLIPFSSQKLPVILQYFGFIPESSQAQSVESTLKQCEMKDEEAICVNSMESMIDFVSGIFKNREEIALKMMSTSPLPETSRRLQKYKIMEEPQEIESGKVVECIMLPYPYSVYQCYLFAGSDYKVLKVKLKGEDGVKMEAMVNCHMNTSGWDPNDGALRVLGLKPGGSPVCQFLSSNDMVWFPASALDSNA, from the exons ATGAAGATGGTACTCAAACAAAAGTCTCATTTTCTAAGTTTGATCTTCTATTATCTACTCTTTTTGAAG TTCATGAGTGCTGCTGATGCTGGGAACATAGCTGAATCAGAACAAATGTTCATCAAATACAACGATCTTAAGATTGGAAAGGAAACACCCGTTTACTTTGGAGGTCTATTTTCTTCAGAAACCCCAAAATTTCTCCCCAGAGAAAAGGCAAATCTAATCCCTTTCTCATCCCAAAAACTACCCGTTATTCTTCAGTATTTTGGGTTTATTCCAGAATCTTCTCAAGCTCAATCTGTGGAAAGCACTTTAAAACAGTgtgaaatgaaagatgaagaagcaataTGTGTGAATTCCATGGAATCAATGATTGATTTCGTTAGCGGAATCTTCAAAAATAGAGAAGAAATAGCACTGAAAATGATGAGTACAAGCCCACTTCCAGAAACTTCTAGAAGACTGCAAAAGTACAAGATAATGGAAGAACCGCAGGAAATAGAAAGTGGGAAAGTGGTGGAATGTATAATGTTGCCGTATCCATACTCGGTTTATCAGTGTTATTTATTCGCAGGATCTGATTACAAAGTGTTGAAAGTAAAATTGAAGGGTGAAGATGGAGTGAAAATGGAAGCCATGGTTAATTGTCATATGAATACATCGGGTTGGGATCCAAATGATGGAGCCCTGCGTGTTTTAGGGTTAAAACCAGGGGGTTCTCCGGTTTGTCAATTTCTGTCTTCAAATGATATGGTTTGGTTTCCTGCTTCTGCTCTTGATTCAAATGCTTGA
- the LOC130823643 gene encoding BURP domain-containing protein BNM2A-like isoform X2 codes for MALALQLGFLHVALSYLLLLLVVNGVDETASSSSSFNMEDTNYVFFRYDDVKPGLKLPIYFGGAFPDEIPHFLPKEKANSIPFSSKQFPLILKHFGFHKDSPQAKAMDYTLKMCERKIPGEHKRCVNSLESMIDYVQQTFDSLGHNDENEIGFKVLSSSPLPKGTKLLQNYTVLEAKRVPSPKMNACHMMVYPYAVFHCHYPDPENRVFEIKVEGEDGAVVDAIANCHMNTTMFDPNLVAFRMLGFTPGSAPLCHFLPSDDLVWVPATVDDLKDNYERKNVFSY; via the exons atggctCTCGCACTCCAACTTGGTTTTCTGCATGTGGCTCTTTCATATCTTTTGCTGCTTTTG GTTGTGAACGGTGTTGACGAGACAGCTTCATCATCATCCTCATTTAACATGGAAGACACAAACTATGTTTTTTTTAGATACGATGATGTTAAGCCAGGATTAAAACTACCAATTTACTTTGGAGGAGCATTTCCCGACGAAATCCCACATTTTCTACCCAAAGAAAAGGCAAATTCAATCCCTTTTTCATCCAAACAATTTCCATTAATTCTTAAACATTTCGGATTCCATAAAGATTCACCACAAGCTAAAGCCATGGATTATACCTTAAAAATGTGCGAAAGGAAAATTCCAGGTGAACATAAAAGATGTGTTAACTCCTTAGAATCTATGATTGATTATGTTCAACAAACTTTTGATAGTCTCGGACATaacgatgaaaatgaaattgGGTTTAAGGTGTTAAGTAGTAGTCCACTCCCAAAAGGTACTAAACTTTTACAAAATTATACGGTCTTAGAAGCAAAAAGGGTACCAAGTCCAAAAATGAACGCATGTCACATGATGGTGTACCCGTACGCGGTATTTCATTGTCATTATCCGGATCCTGAAAATCGGGTATTCGAAATTAAAGTGGAGGGTGAAGATGGAGCTGTTGTTGATGCCATTGCGAATTGTCATATGAATACGACTATGTTTGATCCGAATCTTGTTGCGTTTCGTATGTTAGGATTTACTCCTGGCTCTGCTCCTCTTTGTCATTTCCTTCCTTCTGATGATCTGGTTTGGGTTCCTGCTACTGTGGATGATTTGAAGGATAATTATGAACGTAAAAATGTTTTTAGTTACTGA